The following DNA comes from Pseudomonas sp. Tri1.
CGCCGTCGACCGCCATGTAGATAATGCTGATGCCTTGGGCGCGTAGCTGTTCGGCCTGTTGTTGCAATGGGCTGACGTTGATACGGGCGGCGTCCATCAGGGCGGTATTGCCCAAGTGGATCCGCTTGCCGTCCACCAGGCCACTGACACCGATGCCACTGCCGGATTCAAATGACGCAGGCTTGATCAGTTCAAGGTGCTCGGATCGTGCGTGATCGACGATGGCGTGGGCCAGGGGATGTTCGCTGCCTTGGTCGAGGCTGGCGGCCAACAGCAGCACCTGGCGGTCATCGAAGCCCTGGGTGGCTTTCACGCTGTGAAAGGCCGGGCGCCCTTCGGTCAGGGTGCCGGTCTTATCGACGATCAGCGTGTCGATCTTGCACAAGTTCTCGATGGCGCTGGCGTCCCGGAAAAGCACGCCCAGGCTGGCGGCCTTGCCGGTGGACACCATGATCGACATGGGGGTTGCGAGCCCCAACGCACAGGGGCAGGCAATGATCAGCACGGCGACGGCATTGATCAGCCCGAAGACCCAGCCAGGTTCGGGACCTAGCAGCCCCCAGCCGAAAAAGGTCAGTACGGCGATGGCAATCACGCCCATGACGAAATAACCAGCGATCACGTCGGCCATGCGCTGCATAGGGGCTTTCGAGCGCTGGGCCCGGGCGACCATCTGAACAATCTGCGCCAGGACGGTCTCGGCGCCGACCTTCTGCGCCGTCATCACCAAGCTGCCATGGGTGTTGATCGTGGCACCGATCAGGCTGTCCCCGGCGCGTTTGATCACTGGAACCGGCTCGCCGGTGAGCATCGACTCGTCAACGGCACTTTCCCCTTCGAGCACCGTACCATCGACCGGGACCTTCTCACCGGGCCTGATCCTCAGGTGGTCACCCTGATGGACGTGGGTCAGGGGGATGTCTTGTTCTTGGCCATCGGCATTGATCCGGCGCGCGGTTTTGGGCGACAGCCCCAGCAGCGACTTGATGGCGGCCGACGTCTGCGAGCGAGCCTTGAGCTCCAGCATCTGCCCCAGCAACGTGAGGGAGATGATCACCGCGGCGGCTTCAAAGTAGACGCCGATTCGCCCCTCTTGCATGAACGTGGCGGGAAATCCTCCAGGCCAAAACGTGGCTGCGACACTGTAGAGATAGGCCGCCGCGGTGCCCAGGCCAATCAGGGTCCACATGTTCGGGCTACGCTGGTGAACGGACGCCACTCCCCGCACAAAAAACGGCCAGCCTGCCCACAGGACCACGGGCGTCGCCAGGAAAAACTCGACGAGATTTTGCGTTTCACCGTGAAACAGCGACAAGGCGTGCCCCGCCATGGCAAGCACGGTGACGATCACCGTCAACGGCAGGGACCACCAGAAGCGGCGGGTGAAGTCCTTGAGTTCTGGATTGTCCTCTTCTTCCAGCGCGGGCATCACCGGCTCCAGCGTCATGCCGCACTTGGGGCAGGTGCCGGGGCTGGGCTGGCGTATTTCCGGGTGCATGGGACAGGTGTATTCGGTCGTCATGTCGCCGCTGAGCGCTGCAGCGCTGTGGTGAAGGTGCACGGGAGTGTCGGACATGGTTAGGGGCCTTCCTGATCCCTGCGGTTGACGGGGGATTCGCCATGTCGTCCATGACCGCCATGGCCGTGTCCGAAGATATGCATCAAGGGACACATCAGGAGAATCAGGTACGGCCAATTCCCCGCGATGTGGCTGAAGTGTTCTCGCGCCAGATAGAAGAGGCCGATGGCCAACAACATGATCAATACAATGCCGGTCTTGTTCCGCCAGAAGGGCGTTGTGCCAGCAGATGGGGGTTGATGAGTGTTCATGGTATCGCTCCTTCAGGCCGGGCGAGCCGCCACCCATAGCCACAGCATAGGCAGGGCGTGCTTTGGCAGATTGATATTCATCAACCTTGGCTTACTTCGCCTGTAAATGAGGGAAGTAACGGGCATGCTAAAGGTGCGGAGCTGTCAGCGACCTGACGGGGACATTGCAGATTTGTCAGCGGGGCCCATGAAAGCGACACAGGCAGCCGCTGCACAGTGGAGTAGGCCACTTGTGGCGAGGGATTTTACCTGTGGCGCAAACGTTGCTGCGCAAGTAAAACCGCTCGCCGCAATGGCTGACTATTCGTCTTTCTTCATCAGCCCGGCCAGCGCAGCGAAGGGGTTGTGGGTCGCCTTGGCGATTTTCGGGGTGCTCAGGGAGCCGTCGCCGAAGTATTGCTGGTCGGTGTAGCGCGAGTGTTCGTTGTCGTGGCAGTACAGGCACAGCAGTTCCCAGTTGGAACCGTCCTGCGGGTTGTTGTCGTGGTTGTGGTCGCGGTGGTGCACGGTCAACTCGCTCAGGCGCTTGCCGGAAAACTCACGGGCGCAGCGACCGCAGACATGGGGGTACATTTTCAGGGCTTTGTCGCGGTAGCCTATTTCCCGGTCACGCTGGGCATCGGCGAGGATGCGGTCCAGCTTGGCGGTGTTGGATGGAGGCGTTGACGAACTCATGGGTTCACCTTTGTAGAAAAGACTGATGACGGTTGGACAGAGTTTAGCTCAGCCCTTGAGTTTCTCGGCAATCCAGATGGTGTGGCGGGTGCCTTTGTTGCCATGGGCGAACACCTGCACCTCTTCGGCCTTGAAACCGGCTTTCTTCAACTTGTCGGAAAACTGCCGGTCAGCGCTGGCTGACCACACCGCCAGCACGCCCTTGGGCCGCAGGGCCTTGGCACATGCGGCCAGGCCACCGGTCGAATACAGCCAACTGTTGGCTTTCTGGGTCAGGCCTTCGGGGCCATTGTCGACATCCAGCATGATCGCATCGAAACCCTGGGGTTCGGCTTGCAGCACTTTGGCCACGTCTTCCAGGCGGATCACGGTGCGCGGGTCCGACAGCGGCCGCCCGGCCTTTTCACCGAGGGGGCCGCGGTTCCACTCCACCACGCCTGGTACCAGCTCGGCCACCACCACTTCGGCAGTTTTGCCCAGGTGTTTGAGGGCCGAGGCGAGGGTAAACCCCATGCCCAAGCCACCGATCAGCACGCGCGAGCCAGGGCGACCGGCGACCTTGCGGCAGGGAATTTCCGCCAGGGCGTCTTCGGAACCATGCATGCGGGTGTTCATCAACTGCCCGCCGTCACCGCCCTGGATCTTGATGACGAAGTCTTCGCCGTACTCGAACAGGCACAGGGCACCGCCGTTGTCAGGAATGGGGGTGGTGTCGAGCAGAACGAAACGTTTCATGGAAATCTCATGGGAAGGGGCAAACCGGCGCGGTAAGGACTAGCCTGAAGGTAGACAATAGCCACGGAGCCATTGATGAAGTGCATCATTCTAACGGCCATTGCCCTGGCGGCGCTCTCGATAAGTTGGGCGCAGGCCCAGCAGCCGACGATTCCGGTAAATCCACCGAGTATCCCCGGTTCGCCTGGCACCGCCACGCCCATGCCGTACCCGCCGGTTACGCCCAACGGCATACCCAAGCCCGCCGCCGGAAGTAGCGGGCCGCCGTTGCTGCCACCGATCGAAATGCCCAAGCCGCCCAAGGATCAGCCGATACCGGGCATGGAGCAGCAACCGCCGAGGGCCAAGTCGCCGGGGGGGTAGACCTGAAATCCTTTGGATGACGAAAGCCTGTGCTCCCACAGGGTCAAAGGTTGCTGTCAGACCTGCTGCGACAGCAACTGCCCATCGGCCATGCGCAGGCGTTTGGACAGGGAGACGGCCAGGGCGCGGATGATTTTGGCGGCGATCTTCGGTGCGTCGTTGAGCATTTTTTCCAGAGAGTCCTTGCCCAGGTTCAGCAACTGACAATCACTGGCGGCGATGCAACTGGCCGAACGCCGCTCGCCATCGAGCACGGCCATCTCGCCGAATGCCCGGCCGCTGCGCAGCGTGGCGATGGTCACGGGTTGGCCATCGGGGCCGGTTTTCTGTACGGCTACCTGTCCGGTGTGAATGATGCACATGAAACTGCCGGCATCGCCCTCGCGGAAAATCGCCTCGCCTTGGGCAATGGCGCTGATACTGAAATATCCCGATGCTGCAGCGAAGTCGACGGGCAGCAACTGGTCGAACAGGCCGCAGTCCATCAGCCAGTCGCGGATTTCGTTGTTCAATAGGGTCGGTTCTGACATGTCGTCACGGTCTTTTTCTTGTGTCTGTTGCGGTTTCGGGTTGGCCTGGATGTAAGAAGATCCCTTGTGGGAGCGAGCTTGCTCCCACATTTTATTGTGGTTGCATCAGAGCCTTGCGCATGCAGCTAAGACCCGGCCATTGCACAGAGTTCCTCAACCCAACCCCAAAACCTTCAAAACAAATGCATATTCGAGCGCTACGTCACGCAATCCCTGGTAACGCCCGCTCATCCCGCCGTGGCCAGCGCCCAGTTCGGTCTTGAGCAGCAAGGGGTTGTCATCGGTCTTGGTGGCGCGCAATTTCGCCACCCACTTGGCCGCTTCCCAATACTGCACGCGGCTGTCGTTGTAACCGGCGATCACCAACAGCGCCGGATACGCCTGGGCGCTGACGTTTTCGTACGGCGCGTAGGCCCGGATCCGATCATAAACGTCTGGCTCCTCGGGATTACCCCATTCGTCGTATTCGGTGACGGTCAATGGCAGGTCCGGGTCGAGCATGGTGTTGAGCACATCGACGAACGGCACTTCGGCAATCGCAACCTTGAACAGCTCCGGGCGTTGATTGAGCACCGCGCCGATCAGCAAGCCGCCGGCACTGCCACCGCTGATCGCCAGTTGCTCGGCGGTGGTGAAACCGTTGGCGATCAAATGCTCGGCGCAGGCGATGAAGTCGCTGAAGGTGTTGTGCTTGTGTTCCTGCTTGCCGGCACGGTACCAGGCTTCGCCCAGCTCACCGCCGCCGCGCACGTGGGCGATGGCGAACGCCACGCCACGGTCGAGCAGGCTCAGCCGCGAATGGGAAAACCAGGGGTCGAGGCTTTCGCCATAGGCGCCATAGCCGTACAAATACAGCGGTACCGGTTGGCCGAGGGCTTCACGTTTGACCACCAGGCTGATGGGCACCTGCGTACCGTCCGGCGCCGTCGCCCAAAGCCGCTGGCTGACGTAGGCATCGGCGTCGAACGGGCCCAGTACCGGGGTTTGCTTGAGGACCACCTGTTCGCCGCTGGCCAGGTCCAGTTGGCGGATCTGCGCCGGGCGGTTCAGGGCTTCGTAGCGCAGGCGGATACGGTCGCTGACGAACTCCAGACTGTTCTGCACATGCAGGCTGTAGGCCGCGTCCGGCAATTGCACGCGATACGCCGGCAGATCCTGTGGGTGAACCTCGATGATCGGCAGGCCGCCTTCACGCAGGCTCAGGGTCATGGCCCCGGCGTTCAGACTCAGGCCGTCGATCATCACCGTGTCGCTGTGGGGGATCAGGTTCTGCCAGTCGGCTTCGGTCGGCACCACGCCCGTGTCGGCGGCCTGGTACAAGGCAAAGTTGATCCCGTCGCGATTGCTGCGGATCAGCCAGCTCCATTGGCCGTCGAGCAGGCCGTGGTCGACGTCGTATTCATGGTTTTCCAGGCGTGGCGCCAGGCAGGTGAAGGGCTGTTGCGGCTGCGTGGCGTCGAGCACCCAGACTTCGCTGGTGGTCTTGCTGCCCAGGGACAGGATCAACTGCCGCTCGGAGCTTGAACGGTAGCAATGCAGGAAGAAGCGCCCGTCCGTCTCATGGAACACCTCTTCGGCGGCGGTGCCATCCAGGCGATAGCGCCAGAGCTTGTGGGGGCGATGGGTCTCGTCCAGCTCGCCGAAAAACAGCGTCAGGCTGTCGTTGGCCCAGGTCATGCTGCCGTCGCACTGTTCGAAGGACAGTTCGCTGACCCTGTCGTTGGACAATTCCTTCACGAACAGCGTGTAGATCTCTTCGCCCGTGGTGTCCAGGCTATAGGCCAGACGCTGGTGGTCGGGGCTGATACTGAAGGCGCCGAGGGAGAAGAAGCCGCCGCCAGCCAACGCATTCGGGTCCAGCAGCAGCTGTTCGCGGCTTTCATCCACGCTCAGGCTGTCATCGGCCGGGCGCGGGCAGCGGTAGTGGCGCGGGTATTCGTCACCGGCCGTGGTGCGGGTGTAATACAGGTACGGACCCCAGGGCGAGGGCAGCGACAGATCGGTCTCAAGGATCCGGCCCTTGATTTCCTGGAACAGGGTTTCGCGCAGCCCGGCCTGGTCGGCGAGTTGCGCCTCTTGGTAGCTGTTTTCCGCCTTGAGATAGTCGAGCACGGCGTCGGTGTCGCGCTCCTGCAGCCAGGCGTACGGGTCAACGCCGGCGTCCCTGTGGGCAATCGGGGCATTGGTAACGTGGGCAGATAGGGACATGTAAGGCTCTCGAACGTTGTACGAAAAGCTCGGCAGATGCCGGGGCAGCCTGACGAGCGAAAAGCCGTTACTATAAGCGCCTATTTGCCTGCCTTGCCATGGACACCATGACCGAGAACGACTATCTGATTGCCTGGGGCCTCTATGCCTTCGCCGCCGTGGGCTGCCTGTTGGTATGGATGCGCATGACCCGCTGGATGTGGCGCTGGCTGCGTGAGCCGCTGCGGTTGCTGATGGCGGTGTTGCTGTTCAGCCCTACCATCGTTGATCCGGTGAAGGAAAAGGTCGCCCCGGCCCTGGCCATTGTTGCCCTGGACGTGCTGTTCAAAGTCGGCAACAACGTCTGGCGTGCGGCTTCCGATCTGCTCATGTACGGCATGATCGCCTTCGGTCTCTACTTGGTTTTCGTGCTGATCCGCTTCCCCATCGAGCGTGCCGCCAAGGCTCGCAAGGAGCGGGCGGCCGCGGCAAAAGCCGCCGCTGCCGCCGATGAGCCCGAGGATGAGCCACCGTTCGGCGTGGCTGGTGATGACCGCTACGGTCGCCCGCCAGTGCCGAGCAACCCCCAGCGTTCGCGTATAGAACCACGTCTGTAGCCAGGCCTGCCCTTTGAAGCGAGAGTTCGAGCATGTGTGAGTTATTGGGCATGAGCGCCAATGTGCCGACCGACATCGTGTTCAGCTTCACCGGACTGATGCAGCGTGGCGGCAAGACCGGGCCGCACCGCGACGGCTGGGGCATCGCCTTCTATGAGGGCCGTGGCCTGCGCCTGTTCCAGGACCCGGCGGCCAGCAGCGAGTCGGAAGTGGCGAACCTGGTACAGCGCTATCCGATCAAGAGCGAAGTGGTGATCGGGCACATCCGCCAGGCTAACGTCGGCAAGGTTTGCCTGTCCAACACGCACCCGTTCGTGCGTGAGTTGTGGGGCCGCAACTGGTGCTTTGCCCACAACGGCCAACTCGCCGATTTCCAGCCTGAAGTCAGTTTCTACCGGCCAGTGGGCGATACCGACAGCGAAGCGGCGTTCTGCGATTTGCTCAACCGCGTGCGCCAGGCTTTTCCGGAACCGGTGGAGGTCGAGCAATTGCTGCCGTCCTTGATCCAGGCCTGCGCCGAATACCGCAGCAAGGGCGTGTTCAACTGTTTGCTGAGCGACGGGGACTGGCTGTTCTGCTACTGCTCGACCAAACTGGCCCAGATCACCCGGCGCGCCCCGTTCGGTCCGGCGCGGCTCAAGGACGTGGACGTGATTGTCGATTTCCAGGCCGAAACCACGCCCAACGACGTGGTCACGGTCATCGCCACCGAACCCTTGACCGAAAACGAAACCTGGACCCGCTACGAACCGGGCCAATGGAGCCTGTGGCGGCGCGGTGAATGCGTCAGCCATGGCCAGACCGAATAAGGACGTCACGTTATGTTGCTCAGTTATCTACGGTTGGTGTTGTTCGCAGTGGGCCTGCTGGTTGGGGTCCAGGTGCCGGGTTTCATCAGTGATTACGCCAAGCGGGTCGAGGCGCACTTGATCGAAGCGCAGGCCGGCCTGCAGGGTTTCCAGGGCACCGCCAACCAGTTCTTCAAGGGCGACATGCAAGCCTTGGTGGCCCATTACCGCGCCAGCGAAGACCCGATCTTTCGCAGCGATGCCGATAGCCTGAACACCCTGCTGGTGCGCCAACAGGCTTTGGACAAGCAATTCCAGGCGATGCAAGGCCCGTGGTACATCCGCTTGCTGCAAGTGGCGCTGGCCGCCGATCCGGATATTCGCAAGGAAACCTGGAACGGCTACAGCTACCAGATCCTGCTGACCCCCGAGGCG
Coding sequences within:
- a CDS encoding MFS transporter encodes the protein MDTMTENDYLIAWGLYAFAAVGCLLVWMRMTRWMWRWLREPLRLLMAVLLFSPTIVDPVKEKVAPALAIVALDVLFKVGNNVWRAASDLLMYGMIAFGLYLVFVLIRFPIERAAKARKERAAAAKAAAAADEPEDEPPFGVAGDDRYGRPPVPSNPQRSRIEPRL
- a CDS encoding copper-translocating P-type ATPase, encoding MTTEYTCPMHPEIRQPSPGTCPKCGMTLEPVMPALEEEDNPELKDFTRRFWWSLPLTVIVTVLAMAGHALSLFHGETQNLVEFFLATPVVLWAGWPFFVRGVASVHQRSPNMWTLIGLGTAAAYLYSVAATFWPGGFPATFMQEGRIGVYFEAAAVIISLTLLGQMLELKARSQTSAAIKSLLGLSPKTARRINADGQEQDIPLTHVHQGDHLRIRPGEKVPVDGTVLEGESAVDESMLTGEPVPVIKRAGDSLIGATINTHGSLVMTAQKVGAETVLAQIVQMVARAQRSKAPMQRMADVIAGYFVMGVIAIAVLTFFGWGLLGPEPGWVFGLINAVAVLIIACPCALGLATPMSIMVSTGKAASLGVLFRDASAIENLCKIDTLIVDKTGTLTEGRPAFHSVKATQGFDDRQVLLLAASLDQGSEHPLAHAIVDHARSEHLELIKPASFESGSGIGVSGLVDGKRIHLGNTALMDAARINVSPLQQQAEQLRAQGISIIYMAVDGVLAGLLAVSDPVKPTSREAVNRLKAHDIKIIMATGDGLTTARAVAREMGIEEVHGEVKPEDKERLVADLQRDGRQVAMAGDGINDAPALARADVGIAMGTGTDVAMNSAQLTLVKGDLMGILRARTLSVATVRNMRQNLGFAFLYNSMGIPLAAGLLYPLTGHLLSPMIAAIAMSVSSASVVFNALRLRNTPAQ
- a CDS encoding S9 family peptidase, with protein sequence MSLSAHVTNAPIAHRDAGVDPYAWLQERDTDAVLDYLKAENSYQEAQLADQAGLRETLFQEIKGRILETDLSLPSPWGPYLYYTRTTAGDEYPRHYRCPRPADDSLSVDESREQLLLDPNALAGGGFFSLGAFSISPDHQRLAYSLDTTGEEIYTLFVKELSNDRVSELSFEQCDGSMTWANDSLTLFFGELDETHRPHKLWRYRLDGTAAEEVFHETDGRFFLHCYRSSSERQLILSLGSKTTSEVWVLDATQPQQPFTCLAPRLENHEYDVDHGLLDGQWSWLIRSNRDGINFALYQAADTGVVPTEADWQNLIPHSDTVMIDGLSLNAGAMTLSLREGGLPIIEVHPQDLPAYRVQLPDAAYSLHVQNSLEFVSDRIRLRYEALNRPAQIRQLDLASGEQVVLKQTPVLGPFDADAYVSQRLWATAPDGTQVPISLVVKREALGQPVPLYLYGYGAYGESLDPWFSHSRLSLLDRGVAFAIAHVRGGGELGEAWYRAGKQEHKHNTFSDFIACAEHLIANGFTTAEQLAISGGSAGGLLIGAVLNQRPELFKVAIAEVPFVDVLNTMLDPDLPLTVTEYDEWGNPEEPDVYDRIRAYAPYENVSAQAYPALLVIAGYNDSRVQYWEAAKWVAKLRATKTDDNPLLLKTELGAGHGGMSGRYQGLRDVALEYAFVLKVLGLG
- a CDS encoding cyclic nucleotide-binding domain-containing protein produces the protein MSEPTLLNNEIRDWLMDCGLFDQLLPVDFAAASGYFSISAIAQGEAIFREGDAGSFMCIIHTGQVAVQKTGPDGQPVTIATLRSGRAFGEMAVLDGERRSASCIAASDCQLLNLGKDSLEKMLNDAPKIAAKIIRALAVSLSKRLRMADGQLLSQQV
- a CDS encoding DUF2937 family protein; this translates as MLLSYLRLVLFAVGLLVGVQVPGFISDYAKRVEAHLIEAQAGLQGFQGTANQFFKGDMQALVAHYRASEDPIFRSDADSLNTLLVRQQALDKQFQAMQGPWYIRLLQVALAADPDIRKETWNGYSYQILLTPEAMIWGISGALLLSFGLECLFRLIDWVVLGGKRLRQSRPIEERDLRGL
- a CDS encoding class II glutamine amidotransferase — translated: MCELLGMSANVPTDIVFSFTGLMQRGGKTGPHRDGWGIAFYEGRGLRLFQDPAASSESEVANLVQRYPIKSEVVIGHIRQANVGKVCLSNTHPFVRELWGRNWCFAHNGQLADFQPEVSFYRPVGDTDSEAAFCDLLNRVRQAFPEPVEVEQLLPSLIQACAEYRSKGVFNCLLSDGDWLFCYCSTKLAQITRRAPFGPARLKDVDVIVDFQAETTPNDVVTVIATEPLTENETWTRYEPGQWSLWRRGECVSHGQTE
- a CDS encoding DUF2933 domain-containing protein, producing the protein MNTHQPPSAGTTPFWRNKTGIVLIMLLAIGLFYLAREHFSHIAGNWPYLILLMCPLMHIFGHGHGGHGRHGESPVNRRDQEGP
- a CDS encoding YajD family HNH nuclease, with product MSSSTPPSNTAKLDRILADAQRDREIGYRDKALKMYPHVCGRCAREFSGKRLSELTVHHRDHNHDNNPQDGSNWELLCLYCHDNEHSRYTDQQYFGDGSLSTPKIAKATHNPFAALAGLMKKDE